A part of Aegilops tauschii subsp. strangulata cultivar AL8/78 chromosome 2, Aet v6.0, whole genome shotgun sequence genomic DNA contains:
- the LOC109785217 gene encoding uncharacterized protein yields the protein MPCSLRRLFATILVHCEPGDVHGLWDRHLEPMSDDYRRTRTSPNKVEQMVLLDIRGMLQSMGKDIIDFALPTIDDAFDPTEGEAREIIEESTIEFDESDTKLSSSLNFEQRAAYDEILAAVERGDGGIFFVDGPGGTGKTFLYRAMLAKVRREGKIAIATATSGVAASIMPGGRTAHSRFKIPLSCDDGASCSFTKQSGTAKLLRMASLIQWDEASMTKRQAVEALDNSMRDIMGIRDRPFGGKTVVFGGDFRQVLPVVRRGSRGQIIDASLRSSHLWKSMRQLQLITNMRAHNDKWFADYLLRVGNGTEEADDQGNILLPDDICLPSTGEVDDLEKLIDHVFPSLDDNMADSSYMTSRAILSTTNDNVDKINIRMIERFHGDEVIYHSFDSAEDDPYGYYAPEFLNGLTPNGLPPHALKLKLNCPVILLRNIDPANGLCNGTRLVVRGFERNTIDAEIVIGQHAGRRVFLPRIPLCPSDNDMFPFKFKRKQFPIRLSFAMTINKAQGQTIPIVGVYLPNPVFSHGQLYVALSRATAKRNIKILIQKEKPKEKSNKQHNNPKKRKRPTVSLLTSMKNIVYKEVLTG from the coding sequence ATGCCATGTTCTCTTAGGAGGCTCTTTGCAACAATCTTGGTGCACTGCGAGCCAGGCGACGTGCACGGGTTATGGGATAGACACCTCGAGCCTATGTCCGATGACTACCGTCGGACACGCACGTCCCCGAACAAGGTGGAGCAGATGGTGTTGCTTGACATTAGGGGTATGTTGCAGTCTATGGGTAAAGACATTATTGATTTTGCTCTTCCAACGATCGATGATGCATTTGACCCAACCGAGGGCGAGGCCAGAGAGATCATCGAGGAATCAACCATTGAGTTTGACGAAAGTGACACTAAATTGTCATCTTCCCTGAATTTTGAGCAAAGGGCTGCATACGACGAGATACTAGCGGCTGTTGAACGCGGTGATGGGGGTATATTCTTTGTTGATGGCCCTGGAGGTACGGGGAAGACCTTCCTTTACAGGGCGATGCTCGCCAAGGTGAGGCGCGAGGGCAAGATTGctatcgctaccgcgacgtcgggCGTCGCTGCTTCTATCATGCCTGGCGGCAGGACTGCCCACTCGAGATTCAAAATCCCACTAAGTTGTGATGATGGAGCCTCGTGCAGCTTCACCAAGCAGAGTGGGACCGCCAAGCTGCTAAGGATGGCCTCATTGATACAATGGGACGAGGCCAGCATGACTAAGCGACAAGCGGTTGAGGCATTAGACAATAGCATGCGCGACATCATGGGAATACGCGACCGACCCTTTGGAGGAAAGACTGTTGTTTTTGGCGGGGACTTTAGGCAGGTGCTTCCGGTCGTCAGAAGGGGGTCACGGGGCCAGATAATTGATGCAAGCCTCCGAAGTTCTCATCTATGGAAGAGTATGCGGCAGCTTCAGCTCATCACCAACATGAGGGCTCATAATGACAAGTGGTTTGCAGATTACTTGCTCAGGGTCGGTAATGGCACAGAGGAAGCCGACGATCAAGGCAACATACTACTCCCTGATGATATCTGTCTGCCATCTACAGGCGAGGTTGATGACCTGGAGAAGTTGATTGACCACGTGTTTCCGAGTCTAGATGACAACATGGCAGATTCGAGTTACATGACATCTCGCGCAATCCTTTCCACGACAAATGACAACGTCGATAAGATAAACATCCGCATGATAGAGCGTTTCCACGGAGATGAAGTAATCTACCACAGCTTTGACAGTGCGGAGGATGACCCATATGGCTACTACGCTCCTGAGTTTCTGAACGGATTGACTCCCAATGGTCTTCCTCCGCATGCACTCAAACTAAAGCTGAATTGCCCGGTGATACTTCTAAGAAACATTGATCCAGCTAATGGGCTGTGTAACGGGACTAGGCTTGTCGTTAGAGGTTTTGAGAGGAACACCATTGATGCAGAAATCGTGATTGGACAACACGCTGGTAGGAGGGTCTTCCTTCCTCGAATACCTCTGTGCCCATCTGACAACGACATGTTTCCATTCAAGTTTAAGAGGAAGCAATTTCCTATTAGGCTTAGTTTTGCTATGACGATTAACAAGGCTCAAGGGCAGACCATCCCAATTGTTGGTGTGTATCTACCTAATCCGGTGTTCTCTCATGGTCAACTCTATGTTGCTTTGTCTCGAGCCACCGCGAAGAGAAACATTAAAATACTCATTCAGAAGGAGAAGCCAAAGGAGAAGTCCAACAAGCAACATAACAATCCGAAGAAGCGTAAAAGACCGACCGTGTCCTTGCTGACCTCAATGAAGAACATCGTCTACAAGGAAGTACTTACAGGCTAA
- the LOC141041364 gene encoding uncharacterized protein, translating into MDADSRHFQENIRFFNGHFAFRTLGVSLDENYTNMKSGVYTFRAHGTIYHNVHSFGPSSRPEHLQLYFYDDDPNLNHRKAATKQLDQDVVKRLVDILKENPYSQQFRSLGAHKDNLDDYRIDLNTDKRLDQRRYNKPVSSEVAAIWVEGTDLAKRFDRRITLCGNNNERHSIRVTSGAYDPLSYPLFYPMGELGWHPKLPKRNVSWEVVQNPRLCHDDEDDAEGNSRLCVSVRDYYCYMLQTRPAIFNPILCGARLLQQWAVDMYIKIESCRLRWYRKNQTQIRADLYKGVVDAITSGETRASAVGVRIVLPGTYPGGDRDMKKRHMDAMAIVHTYGKPDIFLTMTCPKWEEITNELLPGQTAQDRPDIVARVFYGKLEAMKDMLLKKMVLGVVVAYVYVVEFQKRGLPHAHFLLIMDSTYKLLVPEQYDRLISAELPNKQKYPELYAMVVKHMMHGPCGALNPKNVCMQDNECKCRYPRPFNENTIQGKDSYPVYRRRDDGRRAKVRGKMLDNRWVVPYNPYLLWMFNCHINVEVCSSIKAVKYIYKYIYKGHDKASFSIDQPDADGNIDEIKRYVDARWVTPPEAMWRIFGFPLCANYPPVLQLPLHLPNMHRVAFNAQADLKNVVSSENASKSMLTEYFKANELHPWARHILYKDFPGSFTWEKKKKLWKRRVERFQLGRIVSANPAEGE; encoded by the exons ATGGATGCAGATTCTAGACATTTTCAGGAGAACATACGTTTCTTCAACGGGCATTTCGCCTTCAGAACCCTTGGGGTCAGCCTTGATGAAAACTACACTAACATGAAGTCTGGGGTGTACACATTCCGAGCACACGGCACCATCTACCACAATGTCCATTCGTTCGGGCCTAGCTCCCGTCCAGAACATCTGCAGTTGTACTTCTATGACGACGACCCTAACCTAAATCATCGTAAGGCGGCCACCAAGCAATTAGACCAGGATGTCGTGAAGAGGTTAGTAGACATACTCAAAGAAAACCCATACTCCCAGCAATTTAGGAGTTTGGGTGCACACAAGGACAACCTCGATGATTATAGGATAGACCTAAACACCGATAAGAGGCTTGACCAAAGAAGATATAATAAACCGGTGTCATCTGAAGTCGCTGCAATTTGGGTTGAGGGCACTGACCTAGCAAAAAGGTTTGACCGCAGGATAACACTTTGTGGTAACAACAACGAAAGGCATAGTATACGTGTGACCTCAGGGGCATATGACCCGTTGTCTTATCCATTATTCTATCCAATGGGGGAGCTAGGTTGGCATCCGAAGCTACCCAAACGTAATGTTTCTTGGGAGGTTGTACAAAATCCTCGTTTGTGTCatgatgacgaagatgatgcaG AGGGGAATAGCAGGTTATGCGTCTCCGTTAGAGACTACTACTGTTACATGCTGCAAACACGGCCTGCGATCTTCAATCCAATACTTTGTGGAGCACGCCTACTGCAGCAATGGGCGGTTGACATGTACATCAAGATTGAGAGCTGTCGGTTGAGGTGGTACAGGAAGAACCAGACGCAGATCCGTGCCGATTTGTATAAAGGAGTTGTTGATGCGATCACATCGGGTGAGACGCGAGCAAGCGCTGTTGGGGTAAGAATAGTGCTCCCTGGAACTTACCCTGGTGGCGACCGCGACATGAAGAAGAGACATATGGATGCCATGGCAATTGTCCATACATACGGGAAGCCTGACATCTTCTTGACCATGACTTGCCCTAAATGGGAAGAGATAACAAATGAGTTGCTTCCTGGACAGACGGCGCAAGACCGACCTGATATTGTGGCTCGCGTGTTCTATGGCAAACTAGAGGCTATGAAAGATATGTTGCTCAAGAAGATGGTCCTGGGTGTTGTTGTTGCTTATGTTTACGTAGTTGAGTTCCAGAAGAGAGGCCTCCCCCACGCGCATTTTTTGTTGATCATGGATTCAACGTATAAGCTTCTTGTCCCAGAGCAGTATGACCGACTCATTTCtgcagagctcccaaacaagcaAAAGTATCCGGAATTGTATGCAATGGTGGTAAAACATATGATGCACGGACCATGCGGTGCTCTCAACCCGAAGAATGTTTGCATGCAAGATAATGAATGCAAGTGCAGATACCCGCGGCCGTTCAATGAGAACACGATACAAGGCAAGGACTCATACCCAGTTTATCGGCGTAGAGACGATGGTAGACGCGCTAAGGTTCGAGGGAAAATGTTGGACAACCGATGGGTTGTGCCATATAACCCTTACCTTCTGTGGATGTTTAATTGCCACATCAACGTCGAGGTCTGCTCTAGCATAAAGGCTGTAAAATACATTTATAAGTACATTTATAAGGGCCATGATAAGGCTTCTTTCAGCATCGACCAACCAGACGCTGATGGTAACATTGATGAGATCAAGAGATACGTTGACGCAAGATGGGTCACCCCTCCGGAGGCTATGTGGAGGATATTTGGTTTCCCACTGTGTGCCAATTACCCGCCTGTCTTGCAGTTGCCTCTTCATCTCCCGAATATGCACAGGGTTGCATTCAATGCACAGGCTGACTTGAAGAATGTTGTATCCTCCGAGAATGCTTCAAAATCCATGTTAACGGAGTATTTCAAGGCAAACGAACTACACCCTTGGGCAAGGCATATATTGTACAAGGATTTCCCCGGAAGCTTCACGTGGGAGAAGAAAAAGAAGTTATGGAAGAGGCGGGTGGAGCGTTTTCAACTAGGTCGTATCGTGTCTGCCAATCCTGCCGAGGGGGAGTGA
- the LOC109785215 gene encoding uncharacterized protein yields MGNAKSKAGEHQQEEDVATGQASGKNVEEYSATFDTEKDEAICATEPAPTSETNLKEYNPSILTVAANLDPIYTTETDGSEWVRPGYHADGQTFAATANLSLDHAINKMQLRDDTEDDTASELLETVSLNNECKKYAEEAREQYNARRRAAYRKKNNEDIVSLQDENQPVLAKSGEVDG; encoded by the exons ATGGGTAATGCAAAAAGCAAAGCCGGTGAACATCAACAAGAAGAGGACGTAGCTACAG GTCAGGCGAGTGGTAAAAATGTTGAAGAATACAGTGCAACCTTTGATACTGAAAAAGATGAAGCTATTTGCGCAACAGAACCCG CCCCTACGAGCGAGACAAATCTGAAAGAATATAATCCAAGCATCTTAACCGTAGCTGCAAATCTTGACCCAATTTACACGACGGAAACAG ATGGATCAGAATGGGTAAGGCCTGGATACCATGCTGATGGCCAAACATTTGCGGCTACGGCTAATCTATCACTAGATCATGCTATTAATAAGATGCAGCTGCGAGATGATACTGAAG ACGACACAGCTTCCGAACTGCTTGAAACTGTTTCTCTAAATAATGAATGCAAAAAATACGCTGAGGAAGCAAGGGAGCAGTACAATGCAAGGAGGCGTGCAGCTTATCGGAAGAAAAATAATGAGGATATTGTCAGCTTACAAGATGAGAATCAGCCGGTACTTGCAAAATCAGGTGAGGTTGATGGCTGA